From one Trichocoleus desertorum ATA4-8-CV12 genomic stretch:
- a CDS encoding response regulator, whose protein sequence is MSDDQVKLHFQVIRQRIAALQREDVEAWQEIDAALEDLHVIYEQMQTDLEAIGLIQDDLLHYHSLFQSAPIAYLVTDANGVILEANRAIAQLLNVPERYLVGQPLVLYVAEGDYPSGELRSNRLAFRTQLSQLSQHHGTQVWQMNVRPRNGQPFASEWHVAPARNLDGLIESLRIGVYNLSQSQQVVSPTELPKAIAPLAGQQPLKATSTEGRTPLSQLPQALDGLRVLVVDDEADIREFITTVLESYGIGVRAVASAAAALEELEQFHPDVLMSDIRMPNGDGYSLIRQIRALEAGQGGHIPAVAITAYLDEDREKALKAGYEARLHKLAHPTEWIEMVAQLAGY, encoded by the coding sequence ATGAGTGACGATCAAGTTAAGCTGCATTTTCAAGTGATTCGGCAGCGAATTGCAGCGTTGCAACGGGAAGATGTAGAAGCTTGGCAGGAAATTGATGCTGCACTTGAAGATCTGCACGTGATTTATGAGCAGATGCAGACAGATTTGGAGGCGATCGGGCTTATTCAGGACGATTTGCTCCACTATCACAGTTTGTTTCAGTCCGCTCCGATCGCTTATTTGGTCACCGATGCCAATGGTGTCATTCTGGAAGCGAATAGGGCGATCGCTCAACTCCTCAACGTGCCCGAACGTTATCTGGTCGGGCAACCTCTGGTTTTGTATGTGGCAGAAGGCGATTACCCCTCCGGGGAACTGCGAAGCAACCGCTTAGCCTTTCGGACTCAATTGAGCCAGCTTTCCCAACATCATGGGACACAAGTTTGGCAGATGAATGTACGCCCACGAAACGGGCAACCGTTTGCTTCTGAGTGGCATGTTGCGCCCGCTCGTAATCTGGATGGGCTAATTGAAAGCCTGCGGATTGGGGTGTACAACTTGAGCCAATCTCAGCAGGTGGTTTCGCCTACAGAGTTGCCCAAAGCGATCGCTCCCCTGGCTGGGCAACAACCCCTGAAAGCCACCTCAACAGAAGGAAGAACTCCCCTGTCACAATTACCTCAAGCTCTAGATGGCTTACGGGTGCTGGTGGTCGATGACGAAGCAGATATCCGCGAATTTATCACCACTGTTTTGGAATCCTATGGCATTGGTGTCAGGGCAGTTGCCAGCGCAGCGGCAGCGTTAGAGGAGCTAGAGCAATTTCATCCTGATGTGTTGATGAGTGATATTCGGATGCCTAATGGAGATGGCTACAGCCTGATTCGGCAAATTCGTGCTTTGGAAGCTGGGCAGGGGGGGCATATTCCTGCCGTCGCGATCACCGCTTATCTGGATGAGGATCGAGAGAAGGCGCTGAAGGCTGGCTATGAGGCGCGTTTACACAAATTAGCTCATCCCACCGAATGGATTGAGATGGTGGCTCAATTGGCTGGGTATTGA